From Plasmodium coatneyi strain Hackeri chromosome 7, complete sequence:
ACTCACATGGTTcacttttcccccttctcctCACAGTCGAGTACGAGCAGctggaaaggaacaaaacagCCTccgtttataaaaaaaatgccgtATTTATAAATTTGGCGATCATTTTTCTAGTGTTGGTatggagaaggaataaataagaCAGAGCAGGGAACACCTGCACTTGCCCCGTCCCTCTTTATgagcacatgtgtatgttatTCGGGGAAGCCCTCACCAGATATGTTACGTTCATGggtttatttctttcccttttttttcttcatatccCCGTGCAGGCAGTGATATTCTACTACAACTTCATTTttagcagaaaaaataaaatgtactTCCCAAGCAAGGCAGAAGAAGTCGAGTTGCAGGCTAAGTGCAATTGACCCTTTGGCAGAGAAAAACGTGCATGGGGAGATGTTCCCCACTCAATTGTCTCATGAGCATGAATGAAGGAGCAAATTTTATGTAGGGTGAGGAGAGACCCCTTTTgacattacattttttttgtgcttacCTCGATAAGCgtgaagagagaaaaaaggaaatggtaAAAGGCGGTAGGGGAATTACACCGTAAATATTTTGGAAGTAGGGATGGTTATTCCCCCGTTTGTGTAATCCCATTTGGTGATAACTGTATGTCCATCTGTTGCGCTCTTCATTGAGTGCAAAACTATGTGCCATTTCTACATGCAGGCCGATTTGTTCACCCCGAGTTGTCAGCGTGTGGAAGTATTCCCACgacattcattttgttttttttttatttattcatttttttttgtcgttcTCATTTGtctttcttattttcccctttccccttcctgcACACATCGCCCCTCCATTTGTTTCGTGTGTCGAACTTTATTTTCAATGCATCCCCGGGGATTGTTTATCTCACGtggaacattttaaaaaaggaaaaaaaatatattttatgtgcactCCCAAGCTTTTTGTGATGTGCCTCAAGTCGTAGTAAGGGTGTAGGAGAGCACGTGTTCCTCCCTTCCCCATGGATTGCAACGCACAAAAATGGGCATGGCGCCACTACGTCCGTTCTACACCTCTCTGTAAGACGGATTGTGAAACCCTCCGTATCATCAACCTCACAAAATGGATCTactgaaaaaatgttcaactGGTGTAATTGAGGAGAAAGGCATCATATCATCCATTTCGCGCTAACTGCtgtagggggggaaataatcCCCAATTTGACTTTTCGAACGggtgatgatttttttcggttactttatttatatatatatttttatttttcctttttctttttggtaACCTTGTTGATTGTGCAGAGTGGTGAGTCGGGTACTCAATGGGGttacagaaataaaaaggaaaaggagtcGCACTTCATGCTTCCcacttttgaaaaatttcttaaagggggaaggaagcggAACAATACCAAAGGAAAGGAgtccttttccacttttttttttttctttcgcttttccgttttaccttttttccgTTGGAGGCTTTTACGAGGTACCAACCCCCCCTCCGGAAGAAAAGTGACATAGATGCTCACACCATTGAACACACGACCGcgaggagaagaagggacAAAtattagagaaaaaaaaagtcgcgTTCATCGATGGCTAAGTCGAAGGGGAAACGAATAGCACTGACCCTAACTATAGCAGCAACACTTGCCGTTCACTTCTGGGAGACATGTTTTGCATATGTAATTAAGCAGCGACCTAGCTTGCGTCTAAGTCGCTACACCATAAGAGGGCGGGAACCAAGTACCGCCCTTCGAATGTCAACTAACCAAAATGAGAAGGACCTAAAAATCGTCCTGTACCCAGACCCGGTTCTTCGGAAGAAGTGCAACGAGGTGGTGAACTTTGATGATAATTTGAGGGTAAGTGGAGGTGCAAGAGACGCATCGAAATGACGCACATGCGGTCACAGCCCGATCACTTCTCCGTTTTACTTCCTcgttttgtttcccttttttacctccCCCTCACAGACCCTCGTAAGGAGCATGTTCAACGTGATGTATGAAAGTAAAGGCATGGGGTTAGCAGCTCCCCAAGTGAATATCAGCATGAAGATAATCGTGTGGAATGCActctatgaaaaaaaaaaaaaggaaaatgaaagggTCTTCCTTAACCCGAGCATTGTGGAATCAAGTCTAATTCGATCCAAATTGGTAGAGGGATGCTTGTCATTTCCAGGCATTGAAGGGAAGGTAGATCGGCCAAGTGTTGTGTCCATCAGTTACTACGACTTAGACGGCAATAaacatttgaaaattttgaagggGATCCATGCGAGGATATTCCAACATGAGTATGACCACCTAGATGGCGTTTTATTTATCGACCGATTTAGTCAGTCCGAGAAACATAAAGTTCGAGCCAAGCTGAACGAAATGATCCGCACCTATAGGAGTAACTACGAGGGCGAGCCCGCCATATGAGGTGGGTCGAAGAGGGTACCTCTCCATTATGTGTCTAAGCTGCACCTCTCATTTGGCAATTCACACGTAGGAGGGCTTCTCCCGTTAGAAGTCAACTGACACGATAAGTCTACTTTTacgggagaaaaaaataaacaaattaaatacaAGTACATAACTGcgccaaaaaaataaggcgTAACGATGGGCGGAGTGCGAACGGGTACAGCCGCGGGATAAACTTCCTGGGGGataaaatgtacacaaaaaagaaggagtaaaaaaaaaaaagggcaaacaACACGGAAACATGGgtcaaaaaaggggtgggATTTATCCCCCTGACATGTTCATCCCAGCTACTGGCCACCTAACGTGCCCCCCCGATGGGCCTACGTATGAATGGCGCTCTTGTACTTCTTCGCAATGCGGTTAGAAGCGATGGTAGTCGTCTTCCGCAGGGACGCTTTATTGGACgatgttttcttcctcagcATATGATTCCTCCCCGCTTTTTTTCGTATCagctttccattttttgttattttaaagCGCTTCGCAATTGACTTGTTCGTTTTGGGTTTCACGTTTGTATTCCCACGAACGTACAGATGGGAGAAACGGAAGTTGCTCTTTTTCAATCCAtgttgtgtgtgtagaaATAGCGTCGCCTTTATGTGTGTTcgctttttatttatacactTGTGTGCGTATTCATTTGTCAATGTGTGCTTATAggcacctcttttttttctccagcTGTTTCTCAGTATAGCACTACATATGAGTTgtctttcattccttccgtCGTGGGAAAGCTTTTCTGAGTAACCAAGTCGGAGCGCCAGGAGCAACACGATAAGAATGAGGAAGCAGCACGTCATGCTTCTTCACAATGAAGTCATGTGTGTGCGTTTATATTGGTATGCCTATATATTTGTGTTCCcgtgaatatatttttttttctgtgggGGGGTATATTTCCACATTCACTCCTTCCGTGTGTGTATCTCTCCGCAGGTGAATACTCACTCGCGTTGGTACCCCATGTAGCTGCACAGACTATTTGTTGGCAACATTTTCTTCGCCCACATGGTGACTGGGTTTGcattcacaattttgtaaaaggtAACCTCTttcacggaaaaaaaaaaaagaaatacatgTCACACATTTTTCTGCCCAGTTAGTAATATGTATAAGAAAAGGAGCATTTGATAAGCAACCTTGGAAAAGGGGAGTTAATCTGATTCGCTTCGTCCGACGGAGTTttacatttacatatatttacttcGCTTCGCGTGGCATCCTCTTAGACAAGGCACGTTTACATGGCGCGTTTGGTGAGTTTtggggggattttttttttttttttttgaagattGTCACTTTGGGTAGCAACAAATGAATAGGCTCAGTCGGGGGAACGATCAGAAAGAGATCACTCCCCAGCGTGCCACACCTCTTTGCGGAAAAGAGCAGAGGTGTTTTCTTTAATGGTTGACTACCTCGGCTAATTGTTGTGGCTAAGCGCGTACTTCACTGAACGGGGGGACGCATTGAACGGTGGTCGTTTTTCGACCCATCCGTTTGCACAATGGGTTGTACACAGGAATGCCCTTTCGCGCTGACGCCCTTTCCCTCATCCCAATGTATGTGTGTTAGCAACCACGCTTGTATTGCTTCTTCGCGtgctgcaaaaaaaaaaggggaaatactAAAGGGAGGGGAGAAATGGGAACATTTATCCCCTGCGAAGACTTCCCCGTTTGGttctttaagaaaaaaaatgtgtacatatggaCGTATTTATCGTATGTTTTGCCCCAAATGGGACAGTCATTGACTTAATAACTCGTGGCAAACTCTTGGGGGCAGAGTTCTGGAGAGTCGCTCGTGAAACCTCCTATAGTATACACAGTCGGTTCACCTCCACATGCATAATCATGCATTTCTCTGCACACGGTGAAGCACGCACCAGGGTGAACTCCCACGAAATAGCGTAACCCTGGGGAAAACGCAAAAGGCAGCAGGATATATGGTTTCCCCCATCCCCGAGCAAATGCTTGAAGTGGCAATAATTGGTAAAGAGGTTTGGACGAATTGGGACAAGCGCATGGCAATTTTCGAAACATGGGACACGCTGTTTGCGCGACCGCTGCAGCATTTATGGGAGCCGCGTTCATATACATGGATAAAAGGATAAATGGATAAATGTACGGAGCGCTATGTAACGGCCCACCACGGCTTGCCTTAGCAGACTGCTTCACCAGTTAGCTGCCAAATTGGCTGCGCCAAAGCTGCCTTCTTGCTCCGACCATGGGCCACCCCCCAAATGTGGACCTACAAACCCCCGCGACGCAGAACGCAAAGGTCAAAATTTTGTGCCTCGGACccacccttttttatttttctccctgcatagaaaaaaggcaaaatttctatttattttctttaaaaagttccttcttttttaaaaaaaaataactacaaaaggggggatacTACAATTGCATTATttaggtgaaaaaagaaaaaaattagtacGCATAGGATTTACAAAAAGTACAGGAAAATTAGCAGCCCTGAGGTGAATTTATTTGACGTATCATCCTCTGGGAAGAGTTCCAATTCGATGTTCCTCTGCGCGTGAGTGATGCGTATGCTGCTCCTCTCGAATGCATCGTAgtggttttccttttctttcgaACGATTGGGAAGTTGGTTCATCTTA
This genomic window contains:
- a CDS encoding Peptide deformylase: MAKSKGKRIALTLTIAATLAVHFWETCFAYVIKQRPSLRLSRYTIRGREPSTALRMSTNQNEKDLKIVLYPDPVLRKKCNEVVNFDDNLRTLVRSMFNVMYESKGMGLAAPQVNISMKIIVWNALYEKKKKENERVFLNPSIVESSLIRSKLVEGCLSFPGIEGKVDRPSVVSISYYDLDGNKHLKILKGIHARIFQHEYDHLDGVLFIDRFSQSEKHKVRAKLNEMIRTYRSNYEGEPAI
- a CDS encoding 50S ribosomal protein L35 translates to MTCCFLILIVLLLALRLGYSEKLSHDGRNERQLICSAILRNSWRKKRGAYKHTLTNEYAHKCINKKRTHIKATLFLHTQHGLKKSNFRFSHLYVRGNTNVKPKTNKSIAKRFKITKNGKLIRKKAGRNHMLRKKTSSNKASLRKTTTIASNRIAKKYKSAIHTRLIVSVDF